From a single Nicotiana tomentosiformis chromosome 2, ASM39032v3, whole genome shotgun sequence genomic region:
- the LOC138906239 gene encoding uncharacterized protein: protein MGKVLHIDKLFIGGDFNGHIGAMRGMTMYMVALVFGDRIGGGTSLLDFARVFDLMIANSSFPKKMEHLVTFRCSVAETQIDYLLCRKSNRGLCTNCKVIPSENLSTLHRLLVMDLEITRKRKAVFSQHMIKWGALTEAKAQELGVKLLTMRALRSNGDASTMWTTTAQCIRKAAREVLGVLKSYSCSHKGDWWWNGEV, encoded by the coding sequence ATGGGAAAAGTTCTGCATATCGATAAGCTTTTCATAGGAGGAGATTTCAACGGCCATATTGGAGCGATGAGGGGTATGACGATGTACATGGTGGCTTTGGTTTTTGGAGATAGAATCGGAGGAGGAACGTCTCTGCTGGACTTTGCTAGAGTATTTGATTTGAtgatagcaaactcgagtttTCCGAAAAAGATGGAGCACTTGGTCACCTTTCGGTGTTCGGTGGCggagactcagattgattatctACTTTGCAGGAAGTCCAATAGAGGTCTTTGCACGAATTGCaaggtcatcccgagtgagaacctctcgacccttcataggctcctggtcatggaccttgagatcacGAGGAAGAGAAAAGCGGTGTTTAGCCAACATATgatcaagtggggagccttgacggaAGCTAAAGCGCAAGAGTTGGGGGTCAAGCTGCTGACTATGAGGGCTTTGAGGAGTAATGGGGACGCAAGCACCATGTGGACCACGACTGCGCAGTGCATTAGGAAAGCCgcgagagaggtattaggggtcttAAAGAGCTACTCTTGTAGTCAcaagggagactggtggtggaatggagaggtgtAA
- the LOC104114287 gene encoding pentatricopeptide repeat-containing protein At1g62930, chloroplastic-like: MRRISLHCPRSGIPFIYFFDIYPSCSAITIRGHSNTSISVKGKFGVSSNFENVKCLDDALTLFHQMIRTKPLPSLVEFSKLYKTMLSMKHYSAVVSLFGEMQKSYIQIDGFILSIVINSYCLMHRVDCGFSVLPIYLKNGIPFNVVTFNTLIRGFFAENKVKDAVNLFKKLAKEKICEPNEVMYGTVMNGLSKRGHTQKTLTLLRLMEVGKTKPNIHNYNIVIDALCKDRNLDAAINLLNEMKQKVIPPDIVTYNSLIDGLCKLGQWEKVRTLFAEMVNFNIYPNVRTFTMVIDGLCKEGKVEDAEEVMRHMNEKGVEPNIFTYNVIMDGYCLCGQMDRARRIFDFMIDKSIEPDIICYNVLINGYCKKKKLAEAMQMFREISQKRPKPNMVTYNTILQGLFEVGRIGSAKQVFAEMLSTGPIPDLCTHTTLLDGYFKYGLVEEAMSYFNKLEIKRVSRDIGFYNAVINGLCKNGELDKAHAIFEKLSIMGLLPNSRTYNTMITGFCLEGLLDEAKGMLRKMGDNGCLPNEVTYNVIVQGFLRYSKISDVATFMKEMAGKGFSFDATTSELLINVISKNPSVLDMIPHFHSKNKK, translated from the coding sequence ATGAGGAGAATTTCTCTGCATTGCCCTCGCAGTGGTATTCCCTTTATATATTTCTTTGATATTTATCCTTCTTGTTCGGCAATTACAATCAGAGGCCATAGTAATACATCCATTTCAGTAAAGGGTAAGTTTGGGGTAAGTAGCAACTTTGAGAATGTCAAGTGTTTAGATGATGCTCTGACTCTATTCCACCAAATGATCAGAACGAAGCCTCTTCCGTCTCTTGTCGAATTCTCTAAATTATATAAGACTATGCTAAGTATGAAGCATTACTCTGCTGTAGTTTCTCTTTTTGGAGAGATGCAGAAATCGTATATCCAGATTGATGGGTTCATCTTGAGTATCGTGATTAATAGTTATTGCCTGATGCATCGTGTTGATTGTGGATTTTCGGTGTTACCCATTTACTTGAAGAATGGCATTCCATTTAATGTTGTCACCTTTAACACCCTAATAAGGGGATTCTTTGCTGAAAATAAGGTCAAAGATGCAGTTAACTTGTTCAAAAAGTTGGCGAAAGAGAAAATTTGTGAGCCTAATGAAGTCATGTATGGAACAGTCATGAATGGGCTCAGCAAAAGGGGCCATACTCAAAAAACTTTAACTTTGCTCCGGTTAATGGAAGTAGGGAAAACAAAGCCAAACATACATAACTACAACATTGTTATAGATGCGCTTTGCAAAGATAGAAACTTAGATGCTGCTATCAACCTTTTGAACGAGATGAAGCAGAAAGTCATTCCTCCAGACATAGTCACATATAATTCATTAATTGATGGTTTGTGTAAGCTTGGTCAGTGGGAAAAGGTTAGGACTTTGTTCgctgagatggtaaattttaatatttatccAAATGTGCGCACCTTCACCATGGTGATTGATGGACTATgcaaagaagggaaagttgaagATGCCGAGGAAGTAATGAGACATATGAACGAAAAAGGTGTAGAGCCTAATATATTCACTTACAATGTGATAATGGATGGATATTGTTTGTGTGGTCAAATGGATAGAGCGAGGAGAATTTTTGATTTCATGATAGATAAGAGCATTGAGCCTGACATTATTTGCTATAACGTACTAATAAATGGATATTGTAAGAAAAAGAAATTGGCCGAGGCTATGCAAATGTTTCGTGAAATTTCTCAAAAAAGACCAAAACCTAATATGGTTACCTACAATACTATCTTGCAAGGTCTGTTTGAAGTTGGACGAATTGGCTCTGCAAAACAGGTATTCGCGGAGATGTTATCTACGGGGCCCATACCTGATTTATGCACTCATACCACTTTACTCGATGGTTATTTTAAGTATGGACTTGTTGAAGAAGCTATGTCTTATTTTAATAAGTTGGAAATAAAGAGAGTAAGTAGAGATATTGGATTTTACAATGCTGTCATTAATGGATTGTGCAAAAATGGTGAACTCGACAAAGCTCATGCTATTTTTGAGAAGCTTTCTATAATGGGATTGCTTCCTAATTCAAGAACATACAATACAATGATAACTGGATTTTGTCTGGAAGGGTTGTTAGATGAAGCTAAAGGTATGCTAAGAAAAATGGGGGACAACGGTTGTTTGCCAAATGAGGTCACTTACAACGTTATTGTGCAAGGATTTCTCAGGTATAGTAAAATTAGTGACGTGGCAACTTTTATGAAGGAAATGGCCGGAAAGGGCTTCTCATTTGATGCAACTACAAGTGAGTTACTGATAAACGTTATAAGTAAGAACCCTTCCGTCCTTGACATGATACCACATTTTCACTCGAAAAATAAGAAGTGA